Within the Chitinispirillales bacterium ANBcel5 genome, the region TTGTTTGCTCTCGATTAGCATTTTTGTTACTTTTCTCATATGCCATTTTCAACGCCTGAAGCGCTATGGCCACTATAATTCCAGTGGTGACAATCCCGAATATTCCCATACAGACAGACAACACCTTACCAAGATCGGTATCTGGAGTTATATCCCCATATCTTACCGTCATGGCCGTAATGAATGTAAAATAAAGACTGTTGAAGAAACTAATTTCCTCAGTAACTGAAAAAAGTACCCCAAGCATAAGGACAGTAAAGAATAGTATTCCCCATGCAGGGAATGTCAATACCAACAGTTTAAAAAACAACCTGATAAACAACCTGGAAAAATGTACATTCGACATCTTTGGGTTAATCATTTCCAGACATGTTCCTCCGCCTTCATTGTACTGCCTAACGCAAGCATCTTAAAGGACAATACTTTATTAGTTCATTGAAAACATGTAAAATCAGTCCCCCTTTGGGTTTACCTTTTCTTTTTCAATACCCCAATAGCTTAGTTATGAACAGTTTATGCCGATGATTTTAGTTTTATTCTATTCAACCACCATGATGTATCAGGTAGTACCTAAAGGGCATTTTTGAAATTTTAGCAGCGTTGCTTTTTGCGCGAATTCATCCTCCGTTACTATTCCCTGTGCTTTAAATGCTTTTAAGCGCTCAAGTGTAGTAACGACATCTTCATCCTGTACAGGATATGCCGGAGTTTCTTTTTCAGTGCTGGCCTTTTTAAATAGGGTCTTTGGCAATTTCTGTCTTCATCTTTCAGCAATACAATAGAATCCAAAACCCGTATGACCCCGGATTTAACACTTGCTAACCGGTCCTGAAAATAAAGCCTTCAAAACGAGGCTCTCCGGCAACAAAAGCTACAACATCAACAGATCAGTGTTTAAACATAGTTACATTCATCCTGTTTTGTTGCAACAAGCTGATATGTCCAGCTACCACCATTCCTTGTAAACATATTCAACCCTTTTATTATTCAGCATCGCAAAATAAATGCCTCCTTCGATAACCCCATCATTCTTGAGCACCTGGTGACCCGGTGCAACTGGTATGACACACGAGCCTCGCCATTAAGTGTGTATTTGACTCACCCATATAACAACCGGGTACTGTGGATCATTGGTTTCGATAATACACATCATTTCCCCCATGCATACTACAATGTTTGAGTTTTCTTCCGGTGGTATATTCCAATACTTGCTCCGGTGATGCTGGTGGAGCGGTATGATATCTACTTTGCCACCACTCAAATAGAGACAAAATGCACTGATGGTAATCGTGCAAAAAGCATCGACCTGATATAGGAAAAGGGTTTTAGAACAGGCTTAACGGGGTAATCATTGATTTCAAAATGCTCGCCCTATCGAAAGAGCTGGTGGATGGATAACGAATACATGATTTAATCCGCACTTTCTTCGCGAATTTGAATTATGTGCCTCGGTAAACCCCTACGCCGACAGACGCCCGAAGGGTGGTGCGAAGCGAAACAATCATTTACGCCATAGGGAGGATCGTAATTCCTGAAGTACTTACAGCTCCGTCTACTATAGTTTAACCGTAAAAGTGTTTTTGAAAAGAGGTATAAACAGATACATTATGACTAAATCAAATATTTTTTATGCAAAACATTTACTCTTCCAGAGCCTTTACCTATATTAACTATACTAATCGGTATGCTAAGAATAGAGATCCAGTTCCCATAGCGCAGGGGCTAGATGCAGAGTAATTTTAGAATGAATGCTTAATCGTTATACGACATATGTGAGTGTGTTCCCCTGGAGAGGAGATTTTATCGCGGTCTGGCTGTTTTTTCAAAAACTATTTAAACAAACAATTACAAGCATTATTAATGATGAAATAAATTCATCAAAAAACAACAGGAGGTTATTTTATGACGCTTTTTCAAAGTAGTGCATTTTGGATAACATATTTTGTCGTTGTTACTTTGGGGTATATATACATTTCATTTGCATTTATGGTTATAGGAAAGAAAGCCAAACTATCCCATCCAGGATTAGCATGGATTCCCGGACTAGGAATGTTTATTGTCGCTTTTCAGGCATCAAAGATGCACTGGTGGCCATGGCTGCTTTTAATAGGCTTTTTAATCCCATTTGTTAACGTTGTTGCTTTGATTTTATTCTTAGTTTATTCCATAATATGGGATTGGAAGATGTTTCAGGCGATAAATAAGCCTGGTTGGTTGGCACTACTATTGTTTGTACCTATTGTTAATTTTGTAATAATGGGAATAGCTGCTTGGGAGTAAGGAATAAAACCGGATATATTTTATTATAAATTTTTTAAACAGCCCTAACGAGAAAAAGCCGTCGCGATAATTTCTCTTATTAAATTGGCGGAAGGCCATCATCCGTTCCGTCCACTCATGCACACTCAAAAACACTAAAGGGACGTTACACTTTTGGACTTAGTTCTCGTCTTCGTATAACAGGGGATAAAGAATTCGAAGGGTTGCACCCTTCTCCCCCATTTTTTCTCAGCCAGTTTGCTAACCTTCGCGGGCACCCCAAAGCGGTAAGGTGGACCGAAGAGAACCGATCCACCCAAAGAAGATACCTACCAGTAACACTTTTCTATGCTCTGCCTCTTGATCTGATCATGAAGTCAACATCAATATCCCCGCTGCCCTCAGGCGCGTCTACAAATTCTATCTCAACAACAGATCTTACACTCTGCACCGATCTGTTTCTGATTGTTTCAGTAAAAGAGTCATATCCCTCTTCACTTGCATACAATCCCTCATTGAGATCAACACCCGAAACCAGATCATTTACCGTTAACAGCGGAAATACAATGTCTGTATCAACCGACTCGACGATTAAAAGCTTAGTATTATTTTCATCATAGTATGATACTTTAACCACTATTCTTTTATCTCCGTTTGCGTTTACGAAGCTGTTGGACCCGGCCTGAACGGAAAGATGGGATATGTAAAAAGTTTCCAAAGGAATTCCTGCATTGGTTATTTCATCGCGTACATCATCAAGGTTAATGTCCTCATAAACCAACATGGGATCACTTCCCTGATTGGGAGCTACGGTAAATGTATAACTTATTGTATCATTGGACACCACAGGTGTGAGCCCACCTGAGCCACCGCCGTCTGAACCGTCTGAACCGTCTGAACCGTCTGAACCGTCTGAACCGTCAGAACCGTCAGAACCGTCAGAACCGTCAGAACCGTCAGAACCGTCTGAACCGTCTGAACCGTCAGAACCGTCAGAACCGTCAGAACCGTCTGAACCGTCAGAACCGTCTGAACCGTCGGAGCCGTCGGAGCCGTCGGAGCCGTCGGAGCCGTCGGAGCCATCGGAGCCATCGGAGCCATCGGAGCCATCGGAGCCGTCGGAGCCATCGGAGCCGTCGGAGCCATCGGAGCCATCGGAGCCATCGGAGCCATCGGAGCCATCGGAACCATCAGAACCGTCATCACCCACTATTGGATCTCCCGGCCCTGTGGGTGAATCACCACCACTTTCGGAACATCCAATCAGAAAGAGAACAAACGCTACCATTGAAAGGTAAACTACTACTTTTTTGACTGCCTGGTTCATACTTCTCTCCTCTTTTATGTTTGACTGCGTTAGTCAGAATTTTTAGACTTAAAGCTAATAATGTTTATAAAATTTCCAAACTGGGAACCACCGATCATTCCGATAACAGGGTTAAACCTAATAGGAAAAGCAACATTTAATGATGCCCGGAACCCGTTTCTTCCCTTAAATCTCACCCAGTCATCATCATCGATTAGAGTTCCATCCACATCAAGAGTACCGGATGGTTGTATGAAGCTGTTTTCCCATCCCATTTCCAGAAAAACCTCCATGAAATTCAATGGTTTGTATCCTGACACTATACCGACAAAACTTGAAAGTCCCTTTAAATTAAACTCACCAACGATGTCATTATCATCATCTTCCCCGGTTTTCCAGTAAGCGTTGAGCCATGTGAAATTTGCGGCAACAGAGAGGGAGAACGGTAGGTCTTCCAACAGGTACTGAAAATCATGATGAATGCCAAAACCCGGAAAAGCAATTTTTACATCTCCGAAATCGGAAATACCTATTTCGGGCAAACCCATGTAGCGCAGGGTTAATGCTGTATAGTAATAGGAAAAAGTTGTTTGAAGGGTAACGTAAGGCAGAACGGAAACATCCGGCAGATGACCACCAATTAAACCGGTATCCCCTTCATTTACCGAGATAACACTACCATGACGGTTAAGTATCGAACGAGAGAGCTCCGGGATTTCAGAGTCACCAAAAATAGTAGGGGTAGAAACCCTTTGCACCTCTATGCACCCTCTGCAGTCAACATCAGCACCCCGATCCTCCTGAATCCTGCAGGTTGTGCATCCATCATCATAGTATCTTACCGAGTATTCCCGATCTGCTCCATTGAGGTATACAATTGAAATAGGAATCGATACCCCGAATGAGAACTCTTTGCCCACAGAAGCACTCTGAAACCATCCTGCGTTGGTGAGCGTTCCAAAAGTCGTTGCAATTGGTCTGAAATAATCTTTTTGGTCTACGAGTGCATTGACTGTTTCATTAAGAGAGTTTCCCCTAACAGGAATCAATGCCACAAGTAATAAAACAAGTGCTTTAAAAAACCTACCCATATGTACTCCATTGTTAGTAAGTGAAGCATAATATTATCAATGCCTTAGAGGTTCGCTTCGGACTGATCTATAAAAGGTCTTCAGACCTTTGTTCCACACCCAGCTCTAAAAAAAGTGTCTACTTCATGTACTTGGGATATCAGATTATAAGGAATATCTCTATTAATATAAACTATGATGGCAAAAAAAGAGATCTTTTTTTCAACAAAGTATAGTCAAAAAAGACCAGAAAGCTTGGAGCGAGTCAACCTGTTCTTTTCTATGCTGTAAGAATGTACCGAATCAGAAAGACTAAAGGTGATTTGATTATGTTAAAAGTGTGTGCAATTGTTGTGCCCGCTTAAGAACTACCCTGCACCATATCTCCGTTATCATTCTATAAAGTATGATAAGTCTTTTCCGTTTCTACTACATAGTGTAATTGTACATACTTACACGTACCCTCTTTTTAAGAGATTTTCCCCAATATGTACACTCATGTCCAATCACGCTTAGGTTTTTTTGTCAGTTCTGCCATCAAATGAACAATCATTTTACCCACTTTGCCAGGCAATCAAGAAAACTTCCCCATAACTGTTTTTGGAACAGTGTTTGAAAAAGGGGGTAAAAAACAGAATACAAATGTCCGTGCTTACCTGCTTTAAGTCACACAGTTTGTCGCTCGCAGCGAGTGCTATCTCAGCTGTTTCAGCCGCGTTACAGCCTCTGTCCGGCACAGTATTAGCGTGTTTTTTTAAAACGGCTCTATTTGTCCGGTTAAAGATACACAATCAAAACCACAATTTTAGCCAGTTAAAGCAAAAAAACAGGTACATGAGCGTAATGTATTTTTAGCTACTCACAGCGTGTGATTAAGACCATGAGATTTAAGCCAATGAAACGT harbors:
- a CDS encoding potassium channel family protein, producing the protein MINPKMSNVHFSRLFIRLFFKLLVLTFPAWGILFFTVLMLGVLFSVTEEISFFNSLYFTFITAMTVRYGDITPDTDLGKVLSVCMGIFGIVTTGIIVAIALQALKMAYEKSNKNANREQTTGDRDRRSL